The following proteins come from a genomic window of Montipora foliosa isolate CH-2021 chromosome 2, ASM3666993v2, whole genome shotgun sequence:
- the LOC137991415 gene encoding uncharacterized protein, with the protein MGSVSNESLVAIMSSMERMSVSHDLPPVQLQKFDGSPERYPAFRQRFKQLVETRPLDDSVKMTRLLQFLQGPALLAVQRYEPMPGGLSKALKTLEDRFGQPFQVVRACIESLTKGPAIQASDKDSLQRYADTAQVTYDTLESMGYLSEMNADNLEKARSLHGYPGGCRPNLLSI; encoded by the coding sequence ATGGGTTCTGTGAGCAATGAAAGCCTTGTTGCTATTATGTCCTCAATGGAGAGGATGAGTGTATCACATGACCTCCCACCTGTGCAACTTCAGAAATTTGATGGTTCCCCTGAGCGGTATCCAGCCTTTCGACAAAGATTCAAACAACTGGTGGAAACAAGACCACTTGATGATTCAGTTAAAATGACTCGTCTGTTACAGTTTTTACAGGGACCAGCCCTACTTGCAGTGCAAAGATATGAGCCAATGCCAGGTGGCCTGTCGAAGGCTCTTAAAACGTTAGAGGATCGATTTGGGCAGCCATTCCAAGTAGTGAGGGCATGTATTGAATCGCTCACCAAGGGGCCTGCCATACAAGCCAGTGACAAGGACAGTTTACAACGCTATGCTGATACAGCCCAAGTTACCTACGATACCCTAGAGTCCATGGGATACCTTAGTGAAATGAACGCAGATAATCTTGAGAAAGCCAGATCATTACACGGTTACCCAGGTGGATGCAGGCCAAATTTGCTGAGCATCTGA
- the LOC137991414 gene encoding uncharacterized protein, producing MSVEDQRALKRINDSVCKRDGHYQMDLLWKDDNPVLPYNRVLAETRLQHLQKRLGRDQELELKYRAVIEDCVAKGYARKLTKDEVGTISNTTWYLPHPVTNPNKPGKVRVVFDAAARFVGTSLNEQLVRGPSLTNDLTGVLVRFREDEIAFSADVESMFYQTYVTPRDTDSLRFFWWPGSVDNSLEDYKMLVHIFRAKSSPCCVNKALNLTAQDSEETYSPELIKAVRRNFYVDDVLKSVPTQGGFRLTKFASNSREVLQSIPFELKASPNLDLDLDQLLTERALGVYWDAQSVLSSSKP from the coding sequence ATGTCGGTAGAAGATCAACGAGCACTAAAGCGGATCAATGACTCAGTCTGCAAACGAGACGGCCATTACCAGATGGATCTCTTGTGGAAGGATGATAACCCTGTGCTTCCCTACAACCGAGTACTCGCTGAAACAAGATTGCAGCATTTACAGAAACGCTTAGGTCGTGATCAAGAGCTGGAACTGAAGTACAGAGCTGTGATTGAAGACTGCGTAGCCAAGGGTTACGCAAGAAAGCTCACCAAGGATGAAGTAGGCACCATCAGCAACACCACTTGGTACCTTCCCCACCCAGTAACGAATCCAAACAAGCCTGGCAAAGTGAGAGTGGTATTTGACGCAGCCGCAAGATTTGTTGGTACTTCTTTGAATGAGCAACTTGTGCGAGGGCCCTCTCTGACAAATGACTTAACAGGCGTGTTAGTCCGGTTCCGAGAAGACGAGATTGCCTTTTCTGCAGACGTCGAGAGTATGTTTTACCAGACTTATGTGACGCCACGTGACACAGACTCCCTGCGATTCTTTTGGTGGCCTGGAAGTGTAGACAATTCCCTCGAGGATTACAAGATGCTGGTCCACATATTTCGGGCCAAGTCATCACCCTGTTGTGTAAATAAAGCTTTGAACCTGACAGCACAAGACAGTGAAGAGACCTATTCCCCTGAACTCATCAAGGCAGTTCGTAGAAACTTctatgttgatgatgtgttaaAGTCGGTTCCGACGCAAGGTGGCTTTCGTCTCACAAAGTTTGCGAGTAACAGTCGTGAAGTGTTACAATCAATTCCATTCGAGTTGAAAGCAAGTCCCAATCTGGACCTAGATCTGGATCAGTTACTAACGGAACGAGCATTGGGTGTGTACTGGGATGCGCAATCCGTACTTTCAAGTTCAAAACCATAG
- the LOC137991412 gene encoding uncharacterized protein, whose product MGKTRNAPIREWTIPRLELQAAVLAARMSKTILKELDFQVHETYFWSDSMTSSQYIKNETRRFQTFVANRVSEIHETTSPEQWHHIPGVMNPADEGSRGVSAEYFQADCRWWTGPEFLWQPEHTWPSMSVREVQDDDKELRKSSNVLLSVNMSQVDLLLQRLSSCPNYCE is encoded by the coding sequence ATGGGGAAAACCCGAAATGCACCCATAAGGGAGTGGACTATCCCTCGGCTTGAGCTACAGGCCGCAGTGTTGGCAGCACGTATGAGCAAGACAATCCTGAAAGAACTTGACTTCCAAGTCCATGAAACGTACTTCTGGTCTGACTCCATGACATCCTCACAATACATCAAGAATGAAACGCGTCGATTTCAAACCTTTGTCGCGAATCGTGTGTCTGAGATTCATGAAACGACCTCTCCTGAACAATGGCATCACATTCCCGGTGTTATGAATCCAGCTGATGAAGGCTCACGTGGTGTCAGTGCTGAGTATTTCCAAGCAGATTGTCGGTGGTGGACAGGCCCGGAATTCCTCTGGCAACCAGAACATACATGGCCATCAATGTCTGTGAGAGAAGTACAAGATGACGACAAGGAACTTCGAAAGTCCTCAAACGTCCTGTTAAGCGTAAACATGTCGCAAGTTGATCTCCTTTTGCAGCGTCTTTCATCCTGCCCCAATTATTGCGAGTGA
- the LOC137991411 gene encoding uncharacterized protein, whose product MYFVCFNSRAIHIEDVGSLETDAFIQALRRFISVRGSPTKIWSDNGTNFTGAEKELSRSIQDLDDGTIRRELHRYETDWNRCAVPDWHFQPPIASHMSGVWERLIRSVRKAMKGFLGDRGALSGLEILRTVFAEVMSILNSLPMCPASDDPNDMEALTPNHLLLQRRNLVVPPGVFIKEELYTCKQWRRAVSR is encoded by the coding sequence ATGTATTTCGTCTGTTTCAATAGTAGAGCGATTCATATTGAGGATGTTGGTTCATTGGAAACGGACGCGTTTATTCAAGCATTACGCCGATTCATTTCAGTGCGTGGGAGTCCTACGAAAATATGGTCGGACAATGGGACGAATTTTACGGGTGCTGAGAAAGAACTTAGTCGTTCAATTCAAGATTTGGATGATGGTACAATCAGGAGAGAACTGCACAGATATGAGACAGATTGGAACAGGTGCGCTGTTCCCGATTGGCATTTTCAACCTCCGATAGCAAGCCACATGTCGGGCGTCTGGGAGAGGCTCATTAGAAGCGTGAGGAAGGCTATGAAAGGTTTTCTTGGTGACCGAGGTGCTCTTTCTGGGCTGGAAATCTTGCGTACCGTCTTCGCTGAAGTTATGTCTATTTTAAACAGCCTTCCTATGTGTCCCGCCAGCGATGATCCCAACGATATGGAGGCTCTCACCCCCAATCATCTCCTGTTGCAGCGACGAAACCTGGTCGTACCTCCCGGTGTCTTCATCAAGGAAGAGCTGTACACGTGCAAACAGTGGAGACGCGCAGTTTCTCGCTGA